The sequence taaATGTATTCTCTTTGGGCAAAGTTTCAGCCAGGCTTATTTCCAATGACAAGATCTGATCTCTTAAGCTTGAGGAATCCTCTCCTGTAACACATCCATTGTGTATGCAGGTGGTACTTGTCCTTATTTACATCATTCTGTGAGAATCAGGGCTTAGGAACTGGTGTAAATGCAGGTACTCTGGCTCCTGCTCCTGCTGGGAGTAACACAGGCATGCCTCATTCTATTTTGCTACATagttactgcattttttttttttttttagcaaattgAAAGTTGGTGGCAACTCTGTGTCAAACAAGTCTCTTGGTGCCTTCTCCCCAGaaacatttgctcactttgtgtctctgtcctattttggtaattcttgcaatatgtgaaactttttcattattctgATAGTTTTATAGTGACATATAATCAgtaatctttgatgttactactgcCAAAGATTCTGGCTCTCTGAAGACTCATAATGGTTAGCACTTTTTTggcaaaaaaagtatttttaaagtaaggtatggggcttccctggtggttcagaggtaaagaatctgcctgccaatgaaggagacacagtttgatccctggtctgggaagatcccacatgctatggagcaactaagcccgtgcaccgtgACTACTGAGCCtccgctctagagcccatgctctgcaatgagagaagccgccgcaatgaggagctgcacaccacaactagagagtggcccccacttgctgcgactagaaaaaagcccacacagcaacgaagaccaagcagagccaaaaattaatacatatgtaacattatttttaaaataatgtaagatatgttcatttttttaaagccacaatGCCACTGCATAGATAATCGTCTTGCCTACTTTTTGGCCTCTTTGTACCACACGATGATGGTAAAAAATATTGTCTAAGGGTTAGATGTCACTCTTGGGTCAAAACTTGAAGATATTAGAAATGAAGCCAGCACTATGGTGATAAATCCCAGACAAAATTCCCTGGGACCTAGCTGATCTGGGCCTGTGCCCGGAGATGGAAAGATTCAGTTATTAAATCCTTGTTCTTCTCTCTAATGAGGCTCTTAGGGAATTTGGTCCCAATGGCTGTGAAGTTCTTGCAAACACCTGCTCTGTGATTGCCCCAAATATTTTTCCTGCACAGGGGACTAGGACCATGAACCCCTACTCTCCACTCACAGAACCTGTCTGTGTTTCTAAGACATTCTGGTCCTCAAAATGGATAGAAGCACTGATGACCACTTATCCAGACATGAAGAATGCTTGATGGCAATAAGCACCAACCtcccccaggtaagaatacagcaGCGAAGACACTGATGTCTATTAAGACAGGAAATCTTTAATGGAACTTCCTCTGCTATGTCTTCCAGATGCAGGAAGTTAATAGCAGGAAGTCAGTCAAGATGAACCCAGTAATGATCAACCATTCCTCTTGTTTCTTTAAGAGCCATGTATGAGTTAGGTGGGTAGGGGAAGAACTGGAGTATTTAAGCAGAGACTATATACTCAAAGGGAGAAtgcatggcaccccattccagtacttttgcctggaaaaccccttgcacagaggagcctgataggctgcagtccatggagtcacaaagagtcagacatgactgagcgacttcactttcacttttccctttcatgcgaaggaaatggcaacccactccagtattcttgcctggagaatcccagcgacgggggagcctggtgggctgccatctatggggtcgcacagagtcagacacgactgaagtgacttagcagcagcagcagcatatagtcaAAGAGTCATGCTATGTAGAAGCTTGCCcgtttttcagattttttaaataaaaatttcgtCAGTTATGCCTCAATAAATCCTCAATAAAGTACAGGGGAGAAAGCAATGGTATTTTCAAGATAATAGTACAACATCAGCTGATTATTtatcagcttccctggtgcctcagtggtaaagaatctgcctggcaatgcctgccaatgcaggttggatccctggttcaggaaagatcccctggaggaagaaatggcaacccacttaagtattcttgcctagagaattccatggatggaggagcctggcgagcgatagtccatggaatcgcaaagagttggacacggcctGGCGACTAAACAAGCAGTTGGTTGTTCTATTCACGGCTCTTCCAGACCAGTCAGCAAAGACTGTCATTCCCCAAAGCAGCCACACGAGGGCTAAAGTtttaggtgctcagtcgtgtccgactctgcgaccccatagtctgtagccctacaggctcctctgtccatgggattctaatAACATAAGAATCAGTGAGTCCAATGGGGAGAACATCAGAACTGAGTGTTGGAGATCAGGAGCGTAGGTGGGGTGAGCACAACGGGAGGAGCAAATCTGTAAACTGATTTGCAAATGTGATCCTGCCTGGAGCCCGATTTCGCAGCTATTGACCTTCCTTGTCTGGGTTTCTGATTTTGCTGTTGTCTATTCACCTAGATTCAGCTTAGGAGAGGGGCAAACCAGTCAAGTGTCTCTGAgttcctcctcctggggctctccaggcagccccagcagcagcagctcctcttcCTGCTCTTCCTGGCAATGTACCTGGCCACCATCCTGGGAAACCTGCTCATCCTTCTAGCCATCAGGGTGGACTCCCACCTGCACatccccatgtacttcttcctttgcAACCTGTCTTTTGTggacatctgcttctcctccaccACTGTCCCCAAGGTGCTGGCTAACCACGTACTCAGGAGCCAGaccatctctttctctgggtGTCTGACGCAGATGTACTTTGTTTTCATGTTTGTGGACATGGACAATTTCCTCCTGGCTGTGATGGCTTATGACCGCTTTGTGGCTGTATGCCACCCCTTACACTATTCAGCAAAGATGACCCCCCAGCTCTGTGCCCTGCTGGTCACTGGCTCGTGGGTCACTGCCAGTCTGGATATGCTCTTGCACACCCTGCTGATGGCTCGACTCTCCTTCTGTGCAGACAATGCCATCCCCCACTTCTTCTGCGATGTGACTCCCCTCCTCAAACTCTCCTGCTCTGACACACACCTCAATGAGGTGGTGATTCTGACTGAGGGTGCCCTGATCATGATCACCCCGTTCGTTTGCATCCTGGCTTCGTATGTCCTCATCACCTGTGCGGTCCTGAGGATCCCATCCACAAAGGGGAGATGGagagccttctccacctgtggctcCCACCTGGCTGTGGTTTCCCTCTTCTATGGCACCATCATTGCTGTGTATTTCAACCCTTTGTCCTCCCACTCGTCGGAGAAGGACACTGTAGCTACTGTGATGTACACGGTGGTGACCCCCATGCTGAATCCTttcatctacagcctgaggaacagAGACTTGAAAGGGGCCTTGCAAAAAGTGATTGGCAGGAAAACATGCTCTTCTTGATGATGGTACCATAGATCTTTCATTGGCAGTTGTGTAAATCTTTGCCAATTGCCTGAAATGTAGCAATCTCTCAGTGTCTACAAAGAACTCAGAATAAAGAAATACTCTCAGCAGATACTTATCAATGACATGGGACTTAAGTACAACCCTTTAAACAGGTAATTGCATTTATTTCTAGTTACTTTGCAAAAAGGTcgttttcatttctaagtgaTCACTTTTAAAAGTTACACATaacaaatatttttgcatttccCTTCTGGAAATATTCTCAGAAACCACTATTGGTTTTCAATCTCAGATGTTTGATATTATCAGCCATGGAGCTTTGAAAGTATATATACTAATGCTGGACTAAACCTTGACCAATTAAATTAGTATCCTTGTGCTGGGACTTGGGCATTAGTAATTTCCCCCCCTAAAGTTTCCCTAGGGGTTTtaaggcacttaaaaaaaaagttttatttatttagtttttggctgtggtgggtcttccttgctgcagttGGGCttgctctagttgtggcgagcaggggctgttctttattgtggcatgtggacttctcattgcagtggcttctcttgctgcagagcagaggctctaggtgccctggctcagtagttatggcacatgaaCTTTGTTgttccgcggcatgtgggatctttctggatcagcaATCGAACCATTGTCCCTTGCTTgaaggtgtattcttaaccac is a genomic window of Bubalus kerabau isolate K-KA32 ecotype Philippines breed swamp buffalo chromosome 23, PCC_UOA_SB_1v2, whole genome shotgun sequence containing:
- the LOC129638157 gene encoding olfactory receptor 1F1-like, with product MDRSTDDHLSRHEECLMAISTNLPQIQLRRGANQSSVSEFLLLGLSRQPQQQQLLFLLFLAMYLATILGNLLILLAIRVDSHLHIPMYFFLCNLSFVDICFSSTTVPKVLANHVLRSQTISFSGCLTQMYFVFMFVDMDNFLLAVMAYDRFVAVCHPLHYSAKMTPQLCALLVTGSWVTASLDMLLHTLLMARLSFCADNAIPHFFCDVTPLLKLSCSDTHLNEVVILTEGALIMITPFVCILASYVLITCAVLRIPSTKGRWRAFSTCGSHLAVVSLFYGTIIAVYFNPLSSHSSEKDTVATVMYTVVTPMLNPFIYSLRNRDLKGALQKVIGRKTCSS